The following DNA comes from Borrelia coriaceae.
TTCACTAGAAAACTTAACAAACAAAATAAAACAAGCTATCCAAAACATAGATACCAATAACCCATCTACAAACGAAATTATTGAAATATTCAAAAATTTTTCTATTGTTAAATTTGAACCTAATAACAAAAGAAACGAAATAGGCACTCACTTCAAAAAAACAGCAGAAGGATTAACAGTTCTTAAAAATGAATTAAAAGAAAAATTAACAATAATGATAATATCATTACAAACATTGAAAATGTAATAAATGCTATAAAAAAATTAGCTGAAACTACTGATAATAACAATATTGAAATTGGAGCAATTAATAATACAGGTACCAAAGCTGCAATTATTTCTAACAAAAAGAACGTTGAGGATATCATTAGCAAAATAAAAGATATAATCAAAATTGCAGAAGAAGCCCAAATAAACATTGAAGCAAAAACTAATAATAATATTACTGGCAATAATATTACCTCAATTGCTGCCATTAATGGTGGTGCCGGTGCCGATCTTAAAGGCGGAGGTGCTAACGAAGAAGACGTTTCCAAACTTATTGATATAATATCTCAAATTGACGCACTAGCAATGCTTAACAAAATAGCACATGCTACAACAAACGTTAATAACGGTTATATTAACGAAACCAATAACGATGCTGGTCAATTAATCGTTGGTAGAACTCTTAATACTAATGGTGTCGGTGCAAAAAGTAACGCTGACTTTGCTGCTGCTATTGCACTAAAAGCTATGAGTAAAGACGGTAAATTCGCTGGACATAAAAATGGTAATAACACTGAATATGCAAAAAATATTCAAAAAGCTGCAGCTACTGCCATTAGCAAGGTAGTAACCGCAATCGATACAATTATTATAGATATATTAAACGCTGAACTTAATAAAATTAAAACTAAATCTTAAATAAAGATAAAATTATCTAAAAAGCGCTAATATATAATAACAAATATTTATTTTAGCGCTTTTATCTAAAGCTTTTAAAAATAAATATTGAATATCTTAAGACCAATTTCACAATACCAACTAAAACCCAAATTAATTAGTAAAATTCCAAATACTATTAAAACTTAATCTAATACATCTTCAACAAAAAAAATATTGATTTTGACATAAAATTATCATTTATAATATGAACTTAAAAAGAAAAGAAAGGTTACTCTTCATTTAAAAGAGTTTATTTAAAGATTAATGTCAATAAAATTCCTACACATATAGTAATAATTGTTCCTAACATCCAATTATGCACTTTTAATGTACTCCTAAACTCCATTTTATTAATTTCTATGTCTTTTCTTACATTATCTATCTTATTATCTAAATCCTTAATATCTGATTTTAGATTTGACTCTACTTTTTCTAGTTTAAGATTAAATGTATTTTCTAAATACTCAATATCCTTATACGTTAACTCATTCCTATAGTACCTATAAGATAAATCAATAGCAATATCTCTATCAATTCCTGCTTTAATCTGCTGAAACTGCAAATCAATATGTTAAAGAATTAGCAAAGAGTATAACCATAGTTTATAAAATATAAATATGGTTATACTCTTTGCAAGAATCATAAATAATGCTAATCTATCAAATTAAATAAAACTTAATATTAAAAAGTAAAAAATAGATAAATAGCCTATTTACTTTAAACAACAAATAGGAATCTAGGTCATATTATATGACCTAGATTCCTTTATTCTCATAAAACTTAAAATTACTTAATTTTATCTATTAGAGATATAATCTTATCAGACACCCCTTGAATTCCTGGTATCTCAACTGTAATAAGATTTTTATATCTTTCACTAATATAACTTATCAATCTTTTACTGTCAGAATCAATACCTTCTTTCTTTGCTTTATAAGCTACTATAATAGCATCTACACTCTTTTTCCAAGTTAATCTTTGTAATTGAATCTCTTCAAGTTTTGATTTAATTTCTCTTAAATCATCAAGACTTAATTGATCTAATTTGTCTTTATTCTTATCTAACTTACTAATTACTCTCTCAAAGTTAAATTGAAGATATACTATTCCAGAATCCATTATATCTATAAGCCATGTACCTTTATTTTGACCATCTGTTCCTATCTTGTTAAGAATTTCTGCAAATTCCTTTATCCTTTCTTTATCGTATAATAAAGATGAATAAAATAATCTTCTTAAATCCTTATTCAAATCATCATCTAATGCCTTATTAGTAACCCCATCTGTTACTGCTTTAAACACTACTTCCTTCATACCATATTGACTTTCATCTTCAACTTCTTTCTTATCTGAATTTATTAGTCCCATACCAATATTAACATCTTTTTTAATGGCAGCTATTAATTCCTCTTTCTCATCTTTGATTACAGGACCTGCTTCTACTACCTCTTCAACAGGAGCTTTATTAACCTCTTCTGAAAAATCACCATTACTAATAATATTTTTTATTCTTTCATCTCCCTGAACACCATTGTCAACCGCTCCTACCGCATCTCTGGTTTCCCCTTTATCCAATAATTTAGAATTTACATCACATGATACTAATCCTATAATTAATAATATAAATATAAATAATTTTTTTCTCATAAACACTCTCCTTTCTTAATTAAGAATCATTATTAATTTAAAATATATACCATTTAGTCTAAAATACAAATTACTTACAGCAAAATTATTTATTTTTTCTTCATCCTTACTCTTAAGTATACATATCCCCTCTATGACTCTTTGAAAGAAAGATAAAATCTTATCATTATTGATTAATAATTCTGCTCAAACTTTCTAACAATAAATTAACATTGTAATTCTTAACCAATTATTAATTTTTATGTAGTCTATCTCTATATTTTAATTAGTAGCATGTTTATACACAGCAACTAGTGTATTCAATAATGTTAGCAAAAGTTGTTACCCTAGTGTAGTGATTTTCATTCAAATTGATAATATATCAATCCTTTTGCCCTATACAAATTAATTTAATTGAAAATCCATAACTATATAATAAAGATCTTTACAATTCAAAAAACACCTTTCAAATTTAGTTATGTCATTTATTTATATATTCTTAGGAAGACATAACTAAATTTGAAAGAACTCACTTAAATAAAATAATTTTTAAAAAAGGTCTTCCTTAAAAGGAAGACCCTCCATTCCAAACAGCAATATAAACCCGACTTTTTCTACCATCAAAGACTATCTAAAGCAGCTCTTACTGCATCAATGGGATCCTTTATATTTTTCTTTTCTCCAATTGCTCCATTTAACTTTATAACAGCAGATTCTAATTGACTTAAAGCATTTCTTGCATAGCGTTGTGAATCCCTAGATAATTGTAATAATAACCCATTGCTAACCTCTCTGAAAAAGTAACGACCACCTTTACGTGCTTCATTTTCTAACCTTTTAGTAATAGCTTCTGTTAAAGTTTCTCCAGCTTTATTAAAGAAAAATTCTGAAGATTTTAGTTCACTTATTGTACTAACAACTTGACTCATCAGTCTTTCAATATCAAGACTTATCTTTAATTGATTTTGCAATCGATTTAGTTTACTAATCTTTTCTAGATTCCCCTTATAATCCTCACTCCTCAAAGATCTTACTTCAGTCTGAATTTTAGACATTATACTATGAAAATCAACTTCTAATTGTTCATATTCATTTTTAAGTTTATGTGCATCCTCAATTAATTTTGAGGATGATATAGAACGCTCTTTAAGAAGATTTTTTACTTTTTCAATCTCTACTTGTGCTTTCTTCTCCTCATCAGTCCTTGCGACTAAATCCTCTTTTTTATCTCTATTTTTTCTTCTTGAGAATACATCCTAATCGCTGAATTATTATCATTAACAGGCTTCTCAAAAACCTCATTATTCAATCCACCAACAGGAACTACTGGAACAGCCTGCACAACTTGTTGTACTCCTTTTTCAATCCTTTTAACAATACCTACTTGTTTTTCTTTATCCTCTTGATTTTCTTCTATAGATTTTAAATTTTCTACCTTGTTATTTTCTTCTAAAAACTTTTCTCTTGCTTTGCCTAGCAATTCATTTAAAGCATTTATATCACATGATAGAAAACACAATAGTATCAACATACATATTACCAAAATGTTCTTCTTCATATTTCCCTCCGGGGATGTCAATTTATTTAATTATCAAATCTCTACATTGAAATACAATAATTATTGGTAAATATATACATTTTATTTTAAATTTCAAATAAATTAATTAAATTAATACAAATTATCGATATGACATGCTTATAAGGTCTTAAATAACTATTTAAATAAATAAAACTTATACAATACAACGAAAATATAAAAAAACAAGTTTAACATAACTGTTATAATTAGTTACATACAATTTAAACTGTTAAAATAAACAATTAACATTGACCTTTAACTGCCAAAGAATTTTACTTATATACTAAGCAAAACTAATCTCATGCAACTATCAAGATATAGTTAATAAATTAAATAATTAAAAATAATTAACTATATCCTGTTTTAGTATAAGCTTTATATCACTACCCATATCAAAAAAAGAAGTCATTATCTAAATTAGCTAGTGAGGATAAGAAGGTATTTTGATTTTTAAGGTTTTCTAATTCCTCACCAGAATTATTACAAGAAAGGAATAGAAAGATAAATAATCTTGTACAAATACTTCTTAATCTAATATTTTTAATATTTATTTTCATATATTACTACACCCTTTTAACCCTACCTTTAACTAAAGGTATTAGATAAAACAAAAGAGAAACTACTCTCATATAGAGAAACGTTTTCCTTAAATAACTTTATTATTTTGTTTGCTGATCTTTTTCCAAATTTTATTTACGTTCCTACTTAGTATTTCCAGATTCACTTGTATCTGCTGACATATCTCCTTGTTTAATTGCTGCCAATGCCTCACTTATTGCTTTTAAAGCAGTATCAACAGTATTTCTTATTGCAATTACAAGAGTGCTTAATGTCTTATTTACTGCACTTGCTGCTGCATTTTTAACTATAGCAACAGCATTCTCAGCACTAGTGTTACCAGCAAATTTACCATTCTTAGTCATTGCTCGAAGTGCTATAGCTCCTGCTACAACTGCATCATTAGCATCAGCTACAGCATTAACACTATCATGAGTGGTATTATTCTTAGCTAACGTAGCAGCTGCACCACCTTCTTTAACTATAGCTTTTAAAATGTCAGCACCAGTTACGGCTCCTACTGCTTTAGCTGCATCAGTTGCTGCTTCTTTTGCATTAGCATGAGCAGTACCAGCCTGATTATTAGCAAATAAATTACCTGCACTATCATTATTATTAGCTCTTGGAGTCTGACCATCTTTAGCTTTCAAATTATTACCAGCCTCAGGATTCCCTTTTGCAAGAACCACATTTACAATAGTCTGAATTGCCTTTATTAATTTATCAACCTCACCAGGCTTACCTCCACTATTTTTGGCCTCCATATTACCAAGTAATTCAGCACCTTCTTCAACCTTTGACGCTTCCTTAGCACCCTCTTCTATTTTTACTAATTGCTCAATAAATTGAGCAACCTTTTCTTTTACCTTTGGATAATGACCATACTTTTCTGCAACATTTTTTAACTTATCTTGAACGTTTTTCATAGTAGATTCAATTTTGCTAAAATAACCACCAATATCATCTTTTTTAGTCTCAGCTTTAATTCCTAAAGAATCAGTAACAATATCTCCAAAATAAGTAAAAACATCTAAGAAATCTTGTCTTAAATTAGCTAGTGAGGAAAAGAAGTTATTTTTATTCTCAAGTTCTTCTATTCCACTATTACAAGAAAGGAATAGGAAGATAAATAATGTTGCACAAATACTTTTTACTTTAATATTTTTAATATTTATTTTCATAAGTTATGTGCCTCTTTCTTCTCCTTTCCTTTAACTAAAAAGACTAGATACAATAAAAAAGGGAAACTACTCCTATAAAAAGCAGTGTTTCCCTTAAACGAACTTATTATTTAGTCTATTTCTTATTAATTCTAATTAGTTACTGGTTGCAATGCCTCTATCATCAGAAGTTACAGGATCGATATTAGCATTAATATTCATAACTTTTTTAACTTCTTTAAGTCCTTCATCAATTGTTTTTCTTATTGCTATTGTGAGTGTATCTAATGCCTTAGTTAACGCGCTTGTCACTGCTCCATCTAATATTTTTTTTGCCTCAGAAGCACTACTTCCATTAGCAAACTTACCCTCCTTAGCCATCGCTCTTAATGCTATACCTCCTGCTACTTCCGCATCTTTAGGAGCAGTAACACCAGAACTAGAATTCTTAGCTAGCTTAGCAGCATCACCATTATCTTTAACCATGGCTTGTAATATGTCAGCACCTGTTACTGCCCCAATAGCTTTAGCCGCGTCAGCTGCTGCTTTTTTGTCATCGGAGCCCGCACTAGCATTAGCAAATAGCTTTACTGAGCCATCACTATTCCTTTCGGTAGAGCCATCTTCAGCCTTTTTATTATCACCAGCATCGGCTTTACCTTTATCTTTAAGTACTACTCCTACAATTGATTTAATTCCTTGAACCAATTTGTCAACACCAATACCTACAGCCCCAGCAGCAGCACTAGCAGCAACATTACCAATCGGAGCAGTAGCATCAGTACCAATAGCCTCACTAACGGTCTTTGCTCCCTCAATTATCTTATCAAGTTTTTCATTTAAAGCTTTTACAGCAGCCTCAACTGTAGAAGCATTAGGATTTTCTTGATTCTTCATATCAGTAACAATATTATTAAGACCTGTCTTAACACCTTGTACAGTCTCTTGAATATTCTTAAAGTAATTTCCAACCTCAGACTTTTTAGTATTAGGATTAAATCCTAAAACACCACCAAGTGAATCTCCAAAAGAAGTGAAGACAGATAAGAAGTCATTACCTAAATTAGCAAGTGAAGAGTAAAACTGCTTTTCCCTCTGAAGTTCTTCTATCCCATTATTACAAGAAAGGAATAAAGAAATAAATAACGTTGCACAAATACTTTTTATACTAATATTTTTAATATTTATTTTCATATATTACGTGCACCCTTTTCCCCATTTTTTAACTAAGAGACTAGATATAACAAAAGGAAAACGACTCTCATATAGAGCAGTGTTTCCCTTAAATGACATTATTATCTAGTTTATTTATTTTTTTACTTATTTAGTAGCAGTACCAGATTCAGTAGTTACAGACACATCATTAGCGTTTATGTTCATAGCTTTTTTAACTTCTTTAAGTCCTGCATCAATTGTTTTTCTTATTGCTATTGTGAGCGTATTTAAAGCCTTATTTACTGCACTTACTGCTGCTCCTTTAACTATAGGCGCAACGGCACCAGAATCATTATCACTAGAACCCGCGAATTTACCACCCTTAGCCATCGCTCGCAATGCCATAGCTCCTGCTATAACAGCATCTTGCTTAGCATCGGACACATCATTTCCTGCAGCCAATTTAGCAGAGTCATCAGATTTAGACATAGCTTTTAATATGTCAGCCCCAGTTACTGCACCAACAGCTTTTGCTGCATCAGCTGCTGATTTTTTCGCATTAGCATTAGTTCCAGCATTAGTACCATTAAATAACTTTCCTGCTTCACCATCCTGATTGTTGCCACCATTTCTGTTACCAGAACCATCTGTAGCTTTTTTAACATCTCCGGCTTCAGGATTTCCTTCTTTTGTATCAAGAACCACGTCTACGATAGCTTTAATTCCATTTACTAATTTCTCAACTTCACCCTTAGAACCTGCAGCAGATGTATAAATAGCACCATTACCAAGTAACTCAGCATCAGTAATACCAATAGCATCACTAACGGTCTTAGCTCCATTAATTATATTATTAAGTGTGTCATTAACTAATTTACTTACTGCACTTTCTACTGCAGTAGCATTAGGATGGCCTTGATCCTTCATATCAGCAACAATTTTTTCAAGGTTTGTCTTAGTTGTTGTTAAGCCTTTTTCTATATTCTTAAAGTACTTACCAACATCAGACTTTTTAGTTTCAGCATTAAAAGCTAAAACACCACCAAGTGAATCACCAAAAGAAGTAAAAATAGTTAAGAAGTCATTCCCTAAATTAGCAAGTGAGGATAAGAAAGTATTTCTCTTCTCAAGTTCTTCTATCCCATTATTACAAGCAAGGAAAAGAGAAATAAATAATGTTGCACAAATACTTTTTAATCTAATATTTTTAATATTTATTTTCATATATTACGTGCCTCCTTTGATTCCATCCTTTAACTAAAGATGCTCAACATAAATAAAAGAGAAACAATGCCTTCTAAATAGAAAGCATTGTTTCTCTTAAATGACTCTATTATTTAATTATTAATAGCGTATTAATTATGATTGTTTATTTTTTAGATTCAGGAATATTTTTATCAGAAGTTACAGAAGTAGCCTCAGGATTAATTTTCATAGCTTCTTTAACTTCCTTAAGTCCTGCATCAATTGTCTTCCTTATTGCAATAGTTAATGTATTTAGTACCTTAGTTACTGCACTTACTGCTGCTCCTTTAACTGTATTAGCAACATCAATATTAGCAGTACTGTTATCATTAGCAAATTTACCACCTTTAGCCATTGCTCTTAACGCTATAGCCCCTGCTATAGTTGCATCATTTTTACTAACCATACCAGTAACTGCAGTGTCAACTTTATGCTCAGCCAACTTAGCTGACTCACCATTTTCTTTAACCATAGCTTGTAAGATATCAGCACCTGTTACTGCCCCAACGGCCTTAGATGCATCAGCTGCTGCCTTATCTGCATTAGCAGCAATAGCACCTTGATTACCAGAACTACCAAAAAGCTTTACCACATCACTAGAATTAGCGTCACGATCACTAGCAAGAGCATCAGCCTTTTTACCAGTACCAGCATCAGCACTTCCTTTATCTTTAAGTACTATGTCTACAATTGACTTAATTCCCTTTACTAAATTTTCAATATCTTTACCTTTAACTCCAGCCCCATCAGTATTACTACCACCTTTAGCAACATTAGCAATTGGTTCACTAGCATCGTTGCCAATAGCACCACTAGCAATCTCAGCTCCTTCTATTATCTTACTAAGCTTATCATCAATGAATGTTTTAACTGAAGCACTTACAGCTTCTGCATTAGGATTACCCTTATCTTTCATATCAGCAACAATTTTCTCAAGAGCTGTCTTAGTAGAAGAAACAGTATCATGAACGCTCTTAAAGTACTTACCAACCTCAGACTTTGGAGTTTTAGTATTAAACCCTAAAACACCGCCAAGTGTGTCGCCAAAAGAAGTAAAACTATCTAAGAAGTCATTACCTAAATTAGCAAGTGAGGATAAGAAAGTATTTCTCTTCTCAAGTTCTTCTATCCCATTATTACAAGCAAGGAAAAGAGAAATAAATAATGTTGCACAAATACTTTTTAATCTAATATTTTTAATATTTATTTTCATATATTACGTGCCTCCTTTGATTCCATCCTTTAACTAAAGATGCTCAACATAAATAAAAGAGAAACAATGCCTTCTAAATAGAAAGCATTGTTTCTCTTAAATGACTCTATTATTTAATTATTAATAGCGTATTAATTATGATTGTTTATTTTTTAGATTCAGGAATATTTTTATCAGAAGTTACAGAAGTAGCCTCAGGATTAATTTTCATAGCTTCTTTAACTTCCTTAAGTCCTGCATCAATTGTCTTCCTTATTGCAATAGTTAATGTATTTAGTACCTTAGTTACTGCACTTACTGCTGCTCCTTTAACTGTATTAGCAACATCAATATTAGCAGTACTGTTATCATTAGCAAATTTACCACCTTTAGCCATTGCTCTTAACGCTATAGCCCCTGCTATAGTTGCATCATTTTTACTAACCATACCAGTAACTGCAGTGTCAACTTTATGCTCAGCCAACTTAGCTGACTCACCATTTTCTTTAACCATAGCTTGTAAGATATCAGCACCTGTTACTGCCCCAACGGCCTTAGATGCATCAGCTGCTGCCTTATCTGCATTAGCAGCAATAGCACCTTGATTACCAGAACTACCAAAAAGCTTTACCACATCACTAGAATTAGCGTCACGATCACTAGCAAGAGCATCAGCCTTTTTACCAGTACCAGCATCAGCACTTCCTTTATCTTTAAGTACTATGTCTACAATTGACTTAATTCCCTTTACTAAATTTTCAATATCTTTACCTTTAACTCCAGCCCCATCAGTATTACTACCACCTTTAGCAACATTAGCAATTGGTTCACTAGCATCGTTGCCAATAGCACCACTAGCAATCTCAGCTCCTTCTATTATCTTACTAAGCTTATCATCAATGAATGTTTTAACTGAAGCACTTACAGCTTCTGCATTAGGATTACCCTTATCTTTCATATCAGCAACAATTTTCTCAAGAGCTGTCTTAGTAGAAGAAACAGTATCATGAACGCTCTTAAAGTACTTACCAACCTCAGACTTTGGAGTTTTAGTATTAAACCCTAAAACACCGCCAAGTGTGTCGCCAAAAGAAGTAAAACTATCTAAGAAGTCATTACCTAAATTAGCAAGTGAGGATAAGAAAGTATTTCTCTTCTCAAGTTCTTCTATTCCATTATTACAAGAAAGGAATAGAGAGATAAATAATGTTGCACAAATTCTTTTTACCTTAATATTTTTAATATTTATTTTCATATATTACGTGCCCTTAACTAAAGTAGTTAGATACAGTAAAAAGGGAAACAACTTCCTATCAAAAGAAATGTTTCCCTTTAATGACTTTATTATCTACTTTTCTTTTCTTAATTTTTTATTTACCTAGTAGCTCCAGATTCACTTGTTTCTGATGACATATCTCCTTGTTTAACGGCTGCTAATGCCTCACTTATCGCTT
Coding sequences within:
- a CDS encoding variable large family protein, whose product is MKKLAETTDNNNIEIGAINNTGTKAAIISNKKNVEDIISKIKDIIKIAEEAQINIEAKTNNNITGNNITSIAAINGGAGADLKGGGANEEDVSKLIDIISQIDALAMLNKIAHATTNVNNGYINETNNDAGQLIVGRTLNTNGVGAKSNADFAAAIALKAMSKDGKFAGHKNGNNTEYAKNIQKAAATAISKVVTAIDTIIIDILNAELNKIKTKS
- the bdr gene encoding Bdr family repetitive protein, coding for MDLQFQQIKAGIDRDIAIDLSYRYYRNELTYKDIEYLENTFNLKLEKVESNLKSDIKDLDNKIDNVRKDIEINKMEFRSTLKVHNWMLGTIITICVGILLTLIFK
- a CDS encoding complement regulator-acquiring protein, which produces MRKKLFIFILLIIGLVSCDVNSKLLDKGETRDAVGAVDNGVQGDERIKNIISNGDFSEEVNKAPVEEVVEAGPVIKDEKEELIAAIKKDVNIGMGLINSDKKEVEDESQYGMKEVVFKAVTDGVTNKALDDDLNKDLRRLFYSSLLYDKERIKEFAEILNKIGTDGQNKGTWLIDIMDSGIVYLQFNFERVISKLDKNKDKLDQLSLDDLREIKSKLEEIQLQRLTWKKSVDAIIVAYKAKKEGIDSDSKRLISYISERYKNLITVEIPGIQGVSDKIISLIDKIK
- a CDS encoding variable large family protein — encoded protein: MKINIKNIKVKSICATLFIFLFLSCNSGIEELENKNNFFSSLANLRQDFLDVFTYFGDIVTDSLGIKAETKKDDIGGYFSKIESTMKNVQDKLKNVAEKYGHYPKVKEKVAQFIEQLVKIEEGAKEASKVEEGAELLGNMEAKNSGGKPGEVDKLIKAIQTIVNVVLAKGNPEAGNNLKAKDGQTPRANNNDSAGNLFANNQAGTAHANAKEAATDAAKAVGAVTGADILKAIVKEGGAAATLAKNNTTHDSVNAVADANDAVVAGAIALRAMTKNGKFAGNTSAENAVAIVKNAAASAVNKTLSTLVIAIRNTVDTALKAISEALAAIKQGDMSADTSESGNTK
- a CDS encoding variable large family protein — its product is MKINIKNISIKSICATLFISLFLSCNNGIEELQREKQFYSSLANLGNDFLSVFTSFGDSLGGVLGFNPNTKKSEVGNYFKNIQETVQGVKTGLNNIVTDMKNQENPNASTVEAAVKALNEKLDKIIEGAKTVSEAIGTDATAPIGNVAASAAAGAVGIGVDKLVQGIKSIVGVVLKDKGKADAGDNKKAEDGSTERNSDGSVKLFANASAGSDDKKAAADAAKAIGAVTGADILQAMVKDNGDAAKLAKNSSSGVTAPKDAEVAGGIALRAMAKEGKFANGSSASEAKKILDGAVTSALTKALDTLTIAIRKTIDEGLKEVKKVMNINANIDPVTSDDRGIATSN
- a CDS encoding variable large family protein, producing the protein MKINIKNIRLKSICATLFISLFLACNNGIEELEKRNTFLSSLANLGNDFLTIFTSFGDSLGGVLAFNAETKKSDVGKYFKNIEKGLTTTKTNLEKIVADMKDQGHPNATAVESAVSKLVNDTLNNIINGAKTVSDAIGITDAELLGNGAIYTSAAGSKGEVEKLVNGIKAIVDVVLDTKEGNPEAGDVKKATDGSGNRNGGNNQDGEAGKLFNGTNAGTNANAKKSAADAAKAVGAVTGADILKAMSKSDDSAKLAAGNDVSDAKQDAVIAGAMALRAMAKGGKFAGSSDNDSGAVAPIVKGAAVSAVNKALNTLTIAIRKTIDAGLKEVKKAMNINANDVSVTTESGTATK
- a CDS encoding variable large family protein → MKINIKNIRLKSICATLFISLFLACNNGIEELEKRNTFLSSLANLGNDFLDSFTSFGDTLGGVLGFNTKTPKSEVGKYFKSVHDTVSSTKTALEKIVADMKDKGNPNAEAVSASVKTFIDDKLSKIIEGAEIASGAIGNDASEPIANVAKGGSNTDGAGVKGKDIENLVKGIKSIVDIVLKDKGSADAGTGKKADALASDRDANSSDVVKLFGSSGNQGAIAANADKAAADASKAVGAVTGADILQAMVKENGESAKLAEHKVDTAVTGMVSKNDATIAGAIALRAMAKGGKFANDNSTANIDVANTVKGAAVSAVTKVLNTLTIAIRKTIDAGLKEVKEAMKINPEATSVTSDKNIPESKK
- a CDS encoding variable large family protein; translated protein: MKINIKNIKVKRICATLFISLFLSCNNGIEELEKRNTFLSSLANLGNDFLDSFTSFGDTLGGVLGFNTKTPKSEVGKYFKSVHDTVSSTKTALEKIVADMKDKGNPNAEAVSASVKTFIDDKLSKIIEGAEIASGAIGNDASEPIANVAKGGSNTDGAGVKGKDIENLVKGIKSIVDIVLKDKGSADAGTGKKADALASDRDANSSDVVKLFGSSGNQGAIAANADKAAADASKAVGAVTGADILQAMVKENGESAKLAEHKVDTAVTGMVSKNDATIAGAIALRAMAKGGKFANDNSTANIDVANTVKGAAVSAVTKVLNTLTIAIRKTIDAGLKEVKEAMKINPEATSVTSDKNIPESKK